One genomic window of Numida meleagris isolate 19003 breed g44 Domestic line chromosome 1, NumMel1.0, whole genome shotgun sequence includes the following:
- the CHRM2 gene encoding muscarinic acetylcholine receptor M2: MNNSTYINSSSENVIALESPYKTIEVVFIVLVAGSLSLVTIIGNILVMVSIKVNRHLQTVNNYFLFSLACADLIIGIFSMNLYTLYTVIGYWPLGPVVCDLWLALDYVVSNASVMNLLIISFDRYFCVTKPLTYPVKRTTKMAGMMIAAAWVLSFILWAPAILFWQFIVGGRTVPDKDCYIQFFSNPAVTFGTAIAAFYLPVIIMTVLYWQISRASKSRIKKGKKEAAQNQDPVSPSLVQGKIVKPNNNNIPTSSDGLEHNKIQNGKTTGESVTENCVQGEEKDSSNDSTSVSVVPSNTKEDEAAKDASQTSASQDHLKVENSKLTCIRIVTKSQKGDCCAPTNTTVEIVGTNGDEKQNSVARKIVKMTKQPAKKKPPPSREKKVTRTILAILLAFIITWTPYNVMVLINSFCASCIPGTVWTIGYWLCYINSTINPACYALCNATFKKTFKHLLMCHYKNIGATR; this comes from the coding sequence atgaataaCTCAACGTACATAAActcttcctctgaaaatgtAATAGCTCTGGAGAGCCCCTATAAAACTATTGAAGTGGTCTTCATCGTCTTGGTGGCGGGGTCTCTCAGCTTAGTTACCATAATTGGGAACATCCTGGTCATGGTGTCAATCAAAGTCAACAGGCACCTGCAGACTGTCAACAACTATTTCCTGTTCAGCTTGGCCTGCGCTGACTTGATCATAGGCATCTTTTCCATGAACCTATATACCCTCTACACTGTGATAGGCTACTGGCCCTTAGGGCCTGTGGTATGTGACCTCTGGCTGGCTCTTGACTATGTGGTCAGCAACGCGTCTGTGATGAACCTCCTTATCATCAGCTTTGACAGATACTTTTGTGTCACCAAGCCTCTGACATACCCTGTAAAGCGGACCACTAAGATGGCAGGCATGATGATTGCAGCTGCATGGGTTCTCTCCTTCATCCTGTGGGCCCCTGCAATCCTCTTCTGGCAGTTCATTGTAGGGGGAAGGACTGTCCCCGACAAGGACTGCtacattcagtttttttccaaTCCTGCTGTCACTTTTGGCACTGCCATTGCAGCTTTCTATTTGCCTGTTATAATCATGACTGTTCTTTACTGGCAAATCTCTCGAGCCAGCAAGAGTCGgataaagaaagggaaaaaggaagctGCCCAAAATCAGGATCCAGTTTCCCCCAGCCTTGTCCAAGGTAAAATAGTGAAACCAAACAATAACAACATCCCAACTAGTTCAGATGGGTTGGAACACAACAAAATTCAGAACGGAAAAACCACTGGAGAGAGTGTGACGGAAAACTGTGTTCAAGGGGAGGAGAAGGACAGCTCCAATGACTCCACCTCAGTGAGTGTGGTCCCTTCCAATACAAAAGAGGATGAAGCTGCCAAAGATGCCAGCCAGACTTCTGCCTCCCAAGACCATCTCAAAGTGGAGAACTCCAAGCTGACATGCATCAGGATAGTAACCAAGTCCCAAAAGGGTGACTGCTGTGCTCCCACCAACACTACTGTGGAGATTGTAGGCACCAATGGGGATGAGAAGCAGAATAGTGTAGCCCGGAAAATCGTCAAGATGACGAAGCAGCCAGCCAAAAAGAAACCACCACCttctagagagaaaaaagtGACAAGGACCATTTTAGCCATCCTCCTGGCCTTCATCATCACCTGGACCCCATACAACGTGATGGTGCTCATCAACAGCTTCTGTGCGTCCTGCATCCCTGGTACTGTATGGACCATAGGTTATTGGCTCTGTTACATCAACAGCACCATCAACCCTGCTTGTTATGCTCTCTGCAATGCCACATTCAAGAAGACCTTTAAGCACCTTCTTATGTGCCATTACAAGAATATAGGAGCAACAaggtaa